The Dissulfuribacter thermophilus genomic sequence CCAAGGGCAGTTTTGGATACTAAGTTTGCAATCCCTGTAAATACGCCTTTAAATGACAGGGGGCCTGATCCAGAGGGGACGAAATGGTGTTCAGCAACTGCTTTCTCTAGATCTTTGGGTAACTGCCATTTTCTTACAAGCCACTTACCCACTTCTGTATGTAGAAGACCCACTCTACTTTCTGCCTCAATTGCTGAAAGCCCTTCACGTTTGATTAGACTTTGAATTTGTTCGTACTCATCCATATAGTATGAGGCCATTATGAGCCTGCCGATATCATGTAGGAGCCCAAAACTCATGGCATCGTGAAAAGGCTCTGAAGCATCGCCAATTCCCCTTGCCATGTAATCTTCTATAATCCCAGTAAAAAAAGAATGTAGCCAAAACTGTTCCAAGTTGAACGAGGGGGAGAATGAGATCTTGGAAAACTGCTGTTGCAAGGCCACACCTAGGGCAATATTCCACACCTCTTTAGGTCCAAGTAAAAGTATTGCCTTTGACACTGTGGAGATACGGCCAGAAAAACCAAAATAGGCACTGTTGGCAATTCTTAGGACCTGAGCAGTGATACCAGGGTCTACAGAGATGGTCTTTTCTAATTCATCAATATCTCCCTCATACTCTGGAAATATTTCAATCAATTTTGCAATGACCTGAGGTGGGGAAGGCAGACTTTCGACATTAAGTATCCTTAGACTTAACTCTAACTTTTTATCCATGCTAGATACCCGTCTTTACGTCAATTTATCGAGCCCTTCAGCGAGGTCGGAAAGAAGCTCAAAATTTTTTATTTGGATGACGTCATTGTGTCTCTCTAAGAGCCCATTTTCCTCCATCTTTTTAAAGGCCCTGGACAATGTTTCAGGAGAGGTACCAAGTATAGTGGATAGAAGATTTTTTGAGACGTTCAACCTGATTTCCTTGGCCTCTTTACCGTCTCCCAGGCCAGATAGAGCTAAAAGGTAGGCTGCCAGTCTTTGGTGCACTTCTTTAAGGGCCAGATCTTCGATCATCCTTGTAAAAGACCTCAATCGCATGGAAAGGACACCTAGCATGGAGAGCGCAATGGAGGGGTGTTCTTTTATCATTGCGATAAATGAATCTTTTGGGAAAAATAAGGTCTCGCACTTTTCCATGGCCGCTGCAAAGGCCGGATATTCTATACCCACGAAAACAGCTACTTCTCCAAAAGGCTCCCCAGGACCTAATATATGAAGGGTCTGTTCACGACCTTGATTTGACACCTTAAATATGCGAACAAAACCATTAAGGACCACATAAAATCCAGTTGCAGCATCACCTTCAGAAAATATCATCTCGCCCTTTTTAAAGACCTTTTTTGCGGCAATTTTTAGAAAGAGCTGGAGATTTTCTTCACTAAGACCAGAAAATAGCACTGTCTTTTTTAAAAAAGCCTTTAAAACACTATCCATAAATGATACCAGGCTCCTTTAAGAATTAATTAATCATAAACCTTACAATCTCTAAATACAATAAACCTATTCTAAGTCAAATCTTTATATAAAGATTTTGCCTTCTTAGCCCAAGATCTCCCAATTTCCACAAAAGGCTAAAACGATCGGTCCTTCTTCTTCTAGTGTCCTGATGTTTTTCGGCCTCGTTGAAAAAATCATTAGAAAAAAATGATCCCTGGCCTAAGATTAGATGAAGGCCTGTCAAGCACATTTTTTGTGTTCCGACCCTCAATAAGCCTCAATTTCACGTTAAATTTCAGCAAAAAACTCATTTCTTGACAGCACGACTAATATTACTTAGGATGCAACAAATCTAAATTCTGCAGTTCTATGCAAGCCAAAATACATTTTGAGCTTGCTCAATTTACACTAACAGCTGTGGTATTGAGTCAAGGACACCACATTTTTTAAAATGAAGGGAATATGAGGTCCATACAAGGCCAATCCCCACAGCTGATTGCAGGATTTAATAGAATCATTTTAAGGAGGCTTAAGAGGGATGATGAAAGTTTCTAAGCTTTTCCGTGGTCTTCTGTTATTTTTTCTTTTGGGGCTATTTGTCCTTCCATCTGGGGCTTTTGCCAATAGACCCATAAAAATCGGTTCTTTTCTAGCACTCACTGGCCCAGCTTCTTTTCTTGGTGATCCAGAGCTAAAGACCCTCAAGATGTACATTGAGGAAGTAAACGCCAAGGGCGGTATCGACGGCCATAAGGTTGAACTAATCTACTATGATACCGGAGGAAAGGCAAAGGAGGCCAAGGATGTAGTAAAGCGCCTAATCAAAAAGGATAGAGTAGACGTCATAATTGGCGGAAGTACCTCCGGCACCACTCTGGCAGTTATAGACATTATAGAAAGGGCAAGGATTCCATTTATTTCTCTTGCAGGCTCAATCAAGATTATTCAGCCAGTCAAAAAATGGGTATTCAAAACCCCGCATACAGACAGAATGGCTGCTGCAAAGATTTTTGAAGACATGAAAAAACGTGGGATAACCAAAGTCGCACTCATTACCGGAGACGGTGGTTTTGATAAATCTGGCCGCGCACAGTGCCTCGATCTCGCACCCAAGTATGGAATCCAAATCGTAGCTGACGAAAAATACTCCAACTCCGACACAGATATGACTACACAGCTTACAAAAATACGTTCCACAGATGCACAGGCCATCTTGAACTTCGGTTTTGGAAAGGCCCCGGCCATCGTCACCAAGAACGTGAGACAACTTGGTATTAAACTCCCTCTTTATCAGTCTCACGGCGTAGCCTCAAGGAAGTTCATCGAACTTGCCGGCAAGGCAGCTGATGGTGTGAGGTTCCCTGCTGCTGCCCTCCTTGTGGCTGAAAAGCTCCCAGATAACGATCCACAAAAGAAGGTCCTTATGGATTACAAGACCAAATACGAGGCCAAATACGGCCCAGTCTCAACATTTGGTGGCCACGCCTATGACGGACTCTTTATTGTCTTAGAGGCCATAGACAGGGCCAATTCCCTTGACAAGGCAAAGATAAGAGACGAAATCGAAAGGACCAAAAATTTCATTGGAACCGGTGGTATCTTCAACATGAGTCCAACAGACCATCTGGGTCTCGATCTCAGTGCATTCAAAATGCTCGAGGTGAAAAACGGAGACTGGATACTTGTAGACTAAAAAGAAATAGAAGGACTGAGGACGCTATTTTGTCCTCAGTCCTTAACCCCTAATCCTGCAAATCCATTACAATGGAAAATAAATTTGCTAAACAGCGACGATAAACTTGCCAATTGCAGGATTTAGGTTACTTTCCTACCCTCGATATTGAAAATCACTGATTACTCTCTAACTCGGTAAAAACGACGAATGGAGAGTTTTGTGAATAGGTAACGAGATGTTTGACCAATTTATTCAGTTCCTCATTACAGGCATAACCGTCGGCTCGATATATGCACTAGTGGGCCTCGGATTCGCTCTAATTTACAATGCATCGGACGTAGTAAACTTCGCACAGGGCGAATTCGTAATGATAGGGGCCATGAGCGCCATTTTTCTACACATGAGCGGTGTCCCATATTTTCTTGCTATCATAATCGCAGTTTTGATTAGCATGTTGGTTGGAATGGCCCTTGAGAAACTTGCAATAGAACAGGCAAGAAATGCCACTGTGGTAACAACCATTATCATCACTATTGGGGCATCCATTTTTTTACGAGGAGCTGCACTCCTGATCTGGGGGAAAGATATCTATGGATTTCCACCCATTTCAGGTGATGACCCCATAAAGATCGGAAATGTCACAGTACTGCCTCAGAGCCTTTGGATTATCGCCGGAACCTGTGTGTTCGTTATAGGACTTCGCTACTTCTTTCAAAATACCCTGATCGGAAAGGCCATTTTAGCCTGCTCATATAACAAAAAGGCCGCTTACTTGATGGGAATAGAAGTGAAAAAGATGCTACTCATAGCATATGGAATCTCTGCCCTACTTGGCGGCATAGCCGGAGTTCTCATAGCACCCATTACCTATATGACCTACGGCGCCGGAGTCATGCTAGGGCTCAAAGGATTTTGCGCCTCTATCTTAGGGGGTATGGGAAACTCCATGGGAGCGGTAATTGGAGGCCTGATTCTCGGGATAGTAGAGTCCCTGGGAGCAGGTTTTATCTCCTCAGGGTATAAGGATGCAATAAGTTTCTTTATCATACTACTAGTCCTCTTTTTCAAGCCCACTGGACTATTTGGAAAATCTGGGATGGAGCGAGTCTGATGCGACTATTGGGGCTTTATGTTTTCCTTGTCATTTCTATAGGTCTCGGGCTATTGTTCCCAGAAAATTATTACGTGAGCGTTGTTGGCACAACCGCCTTCTTCAACATTATACTTGCAGTGTCTCTTAATCTCTTTATGGGTTACGCTGGACAGATATCGCTGGGGCACGCTGCCTTTTTTGGAATTGGCGCATACACCTCCGCCGTACTCACTACCAGCTATGGCCTACATCCTTTAATAGCCCTTTGCATAGGTGCCATCATAACAGGGATTCTGTCATTTCTTCTCTCAAAACCCATACTTAAACTAAAGGGCCATTATCTTGCCATGGCTACCCTTGGACTAGGGATAATTATTCATATAATTTTGGTCCAGGAAGAGTGGTTAACTGGCGGACCAGACGGCCTATCAGGCATACCAGTACTACAAATACTTGGCTATGACTTTGACTCAGACATAGAATGGTATTTCTTGTTGGCCATAATAGCCTCAGCCACCATATGGATATCCCTAAACCTTGGAGAGTCAAGGATGGGAAGGGCGTTGAGGGCCATACATGGAAGCGAAATCGCCTCGCAAACCCTGGGGATTGATACCTCTTCTGCCAAGGCCCAGGTTTTTATCCTCTCAGCAGTGATCACATCTATTGCAGGAAGCCTGTTTGTCCATCAACAGGCCTTTATTAGTCCAGATTCCTGCAGTTTTGCCTTCTCTGTCGAACTGGTAACCATGGTGGTATTGGGAGGACTTGGTTCCACCTTTGGCGCAGTATTTGGCGCACTGATACTCACGATATTGCCTGAAATATTGGTCCATTTTGAGGAATTGGAAGTGCTAATCTACGGTGCCATTTTGATGGTGATAATGATATTCCTTCCAAAAGGAGTCTTTGTATCATTTTCGGAATTGCTGGAACACTTAATAAAGGGAAGATCTCATGCAAGAAGGACAACTGCTTGAGGTACGCAGCATCTCCAAGGCCTTTGGCGGAGTCCAAGCCTTAAGGGATATCTCTTTTACAGTAAATAGAGGAGAAATTTTTTCTGTCATTGGCCCAAATGGGGCGGGGAAAACCACTCTTTTCAATCTGCTCACTGGTGTATTTACAGCAGATACCGGCGCCATCCTCTTTGAAGGAATAGACATAACCACCAAAAAACCCTTTGAGATTGCAAGACTCTGCATCCAGCGTACATTTCAAAACCTGCAGATCTTTATGAACATGACCGTATTGGAAAATGTAATGGTGGGGTGTCACACCAGGACTACATCTGGCATGTTGAGTGCCTGTCTGAGGCTCCCCAAAATCTTAAGGGAAGAAAAGGCCATACGCAAATGGGCCTACGAGGCCCTGGAATTCGTAGGATTGAAAGATGTAGCTGAACAACCGGCCAATATTTTGCCATATGGATATTTGAAAAGGCTTGAAATAGCAAGGTCCCTTGCTGCAAATCCAAAGCTCATCCTATTGGATGAACCTGCTGCCGGTTTAAACGACACGGAAACCCTGGAAATGCGTTCTCTTATTGAAGAAATATCAAAACAGGGTATCACTGTATTATTGGTTGAACATAATATGTCTCTTGTTATGGAGTGTTCCCATAGAATTCTGGTTTTAGTATATGGAGAGTGTCTTACTGTGGGCACTCCAACGGAGATTCAGAAAGATCCGCGGGTAATAGCTGCATACTTAGGGGATGAGACGCAATAGACTGCACTCATGAATCTTTCAATTAGGCTCGTTCCAGGACTCTTTAGGATACTGCCCTATCCTGATGCAAGCGAATTTTGGTCCTTTGTAAAATCTTGGATTGTTCAGCCTAAGACACAGTTAGATGCCAATTCCTTTACTACCAAGTTTTCATCTGCCCAAGAACTCCTAGTATCTTTGGAGGGCTTGAGCACCGCCCTTAGGAAGACACAATTTGTACCAACAGCGGTCCCAGTGATTCCACTTCAAATGGTGGCCCATGAGGGTGCCGAACCAGAAAAGAGTTGCTGGCAGATTGCACCGCCAGGTTATCTACTGGTCAAGGCCAATGATAGTTTCCCTAAAAAAGAGCCTTGGTTATACAACTATTGCGTTGTAAATGCGGCTCATCAGTTCCCCATCAACAACCTTTATTTTCCATATCGTCTAATATACCTGGTAGGCCCATATAAAAATGAATGTTTTTTCTGTGGAAGTAGATATCATAAGACCCAAAATTGTAGCGCCTTTTTCAATGGTCTAGGAAATGGCCAAATAATACTTGAAAAATTCTGTAAATACTCACCCACTATTTGGAAAAATATAATAAAAGGAGAAAATAAAAACCTCTCCTTCCTAGAAGGTCTTTACTCGATTCTTGAAGACTTGAGATACCCTTTTAGGCCGGCATTCGCCATTAAAGTCTTTGGCTCCCAAAGACCAGATACCCTTTCCAATAATCAATTGGCCATTGAAGAGCTATCAGGCCATATAAAAAAACTTTTTGATGCTATAGCCTCAGGAGACCTGGAGACATTACATTTGCTATTGGATGAAAAGGCGCCGGATCAGCCTGAAATCTTAGTAGACATTTTAAAGGGACTTACAAGACTATATGAAGGAGAGGTCGAGGAGGCATTCGAGGCATTTCAGAGGGCAGAAGCCATCTCAAAAGTCCCTAATCAAAGGGCCTATAGCGCCCTACTTCAAAGTAGGCTTCAATTGATACTTGGGGCCCTGGATAGGGCCAGATCCTCCATAAACAGGGCCAAGGCCACTTTACCCAAAGACAAATTGATTCAATACTGGGACGCCATAATTTTCAGCATAGAAAGAAATCATAGAGGGGCAAAAAATGCCATATTCTCTCTTGCTCAAGATAACCACTGGCTTGTAAATCTTATTTGTGAACCACTAATCATTGGAAATGCATCCCAAGTAGAAGACAAATTTCGGCAGAAACTAAATGACCTTGAGACCCAAGTTGACCAGGATGTGATTTCATTGGAAACATTGATTTCGCAGACAAAGAGGGCATTTCCAAAGGCAAATTTCAATCATATCTTGGTAAAATTTAGAGACATTAACGGACGCATACCAGAAATGGGCATTGTGGGCCTTCAACAGGCCCATAATGAACTAATGGCACTGTGGAACCAGCTGTATGATGAAGTAAACAAGAATTATAAAATCCTCTACAACAGACTGGTCAAGGCACGAAAACGAATGATATTCTGCCTCAAAAAGATACCATCGACTCCCAAACTCAATCCTTTGAGAAATAAGTGCCTGAACGAGCTAGAAGACCTGACTAAAAAGATAAAAGAGCTGCGCAATATAAAAAAATGCAAGAGATGGAAGACCTAGAGTCGCTGGTCTCTAACTGGGAAAATAAAATCGATAACCTGATCAGCGAGGTAGACAATCTCCTGTTAAAGGAATTCCAATCGGCATTAATTAAAAAATATTGTGGTATTGGGATTGCCATCACAGTATCTACATGGATTTTATTCTATATATTTCATATCGTTAGGGACTTTTTACAATAGAGTTCGAGATTTGTGTCCCTATAAAGACTACCACTTCGAATGACACCACTATTCCTGCAAATCGCCTCAAAAAACAGTCTTCGAGTCTTTTCAAATCTTCTTTTAAAAAGAATGAATCCTTTTTTCGGCAAGAAGGATTTACCCCTGAGCGTTTGAGATTTCTAAGCAGTTCTAAAATATTCTTATAGGCCCTGATAAACGTAATCTTCTCACAGACCAAAGGCCTAAACACGCCTGTCAAAAGGGCTTCCACTTCCTGAAAGCTCCTAAATTTGGATGCGACTGTGCTCTCCCCCCTTGTAAGCTCAAGACATTGATTTAATTGCCTTAAAGATCCATTGGTAAAAATGGTACATGCAAACACCCCATCTTGTGTCAACAACCCCTTAATGCCTTGAAGAGTGGACTCGATATCTTCAAGCCAATGGAGAACACTATTGGAAAATATGAGATCAAATCGCTCTTTTCCAAGTACGCTTGGAACATGCTCGATATCCATCCTAAGAAATCTGACCTGCTGTACCTTTTTTTCTATTTGAGCCCTTGCCTGTAAGAGCATTTCATGAGAAAGGTCAACACAGGTAACCTCAGCCATATCAAAGGCGTCTACTAAAAGACTTGTCAATTGCCCGCTACCGCATCCAAGATCGAGAAGCCGCTTTTTCCCTTCTCGTCTTTCCATAACGGGGAAAAGGTCTGAAATAAGTCTTAGCCCAACCTCTGTCTGTACATATGAGGAGGAAGAATACGTCTTAGAGGCCCTGGAAAATGACCTTTCAATCGCCTTTTTCAAACTGCTCCAACTCCTTTAAACCCAAATTATGCACTGCGAAAGAGGGCAAAAATGAATTTTGTTTTTATATCAAGCAGTTGTTCTATTGATAGCACTTGCTTTACATTCACCTTTTTGGTGAAACAATTTTCAGTTTTTTTGCCCTCTTTCGTAGCCCTATACACTGTCTGTACAGGGCAGGCCCTGCGGGATTGGCGATTTTGCCCAATCTGCTTTGTTG encodes the following:
- a CDS encoding HDOD domain-containing protein, whose protein sequence is MDKKLELSLRILNVESLPSPPQVIAKLIEIFPEYEGDIDELEKTISVDPGITAQVLRIANSAYFGFSGRISTVSKAILLLGPKEVWNIALGVALQQQFSKISFSPSFNLEQFWLHSFFTGIIEDYMARGIGDASEPFHDAMSFGLLHDIGRLIMASYYMDEYEQIQSLIKREGLSAIEAESRVGLLHTEVGKWLVRKWQLPKDLEKAVAEHHFVPSGSGPLSFKGVFTGIANLVSKTALGREDSDSLEEELEAIRNQYPWTKKILNNTIDNVDMLLGKAEDVLKMISGG
- a CDS encoding Crp/Fnr family transcriptional regulator, which translates into the protein MDSVLKAFLKKTVLFSGLSEENLQLFLKIAAKKVFKKGEMIFSEGDAATGFYVVLNGFVRIFKVSNQGREQTLHILGPGEPFGEVAVFVGIEYPAFAAAMEKCETLFFPKDSFIAMIKEHPSIALSMLGVLSMRLRSFTRMIEDLALKEVHQRLAAYLLALSGLGDGKEAKEIRLNVSKNLLSTILGTSPETLSRAFKKMEENGLLERHNDVIQIKNFELLSDLAEGLDKLT
- a CDS encoding ABC transporter substrate-binding protein; the encoded protein is MKVSKLFRGLLLFFLLGLFVLPSGAFANRPIKIGSFLALTGPASFLGDPELKTLKMYIEEVNAKGGIDGHKVELIYYDTGGKAKEAKDVVKRLIKKDRVDVIIGGSTSGTTLAVIDIIERARIPFISLAGSIKIIQPVKKWVFKTPHTDRMAAAKIFEDMKKRGITKVALITGDGGFDKSGRAQCLDLAPKYGIQIVADEKYSNSDTDMTTQLTKIRSTDAQAILNFGFGKAPAIVTKNVRQLGIKLPLYQSHGVASRKFIELAGKAADGVRFPAAALLVAEKLPDNDPQKKVLMDYKTKYEAKYGPVSTFGGHAYDGLFIVLEAIDRANSLDKAKIRDEIERTKNFIGTGGIFNMSPTDHLGLDLSAFKMLEVKNGDWILVD
- a CDS encoding branched-chain amino acid ABC transporter permease — translated: MFDQFIQFLITGITVGSIYALVGLGFALIYNASDVVNFAQGEFVMIGAMSAIFLHMSGVPYFLAIIIAVLISMLVGMALEKLAIEQARNATVVTTIIITIGASIFLRGAALLIWGKDIYGFPPISGDDPIKIGNVTVLPQSLWIIAGTCVFVIGLRYFFQNTLIGKAILACSYNKKAAYLMGIEVKKMLLIAYGISALLGGIAGVLIAPITYMTYGAGVMLGLKGFCASILGGMGNSMGAVIGGLILGIVESLGAGFISSGYKDAISFFIILLVLFFKPTGLFGKSGMERV
- a CDS encoding branched-chain amino acid ABC transporter permease produces the protein MRLLGLYVFLVISIGLGLLFPENYYVSVVGTTAFFNIILAVSLNLFMGYAGQISLGHAAFFGIGAYTSAVLTTSYGLHPLIALCIGAIITGILSFLLSKPILKLKGHYLAMATLGLGIIIHIILVQEEWLTGGPDGLSGIPVLQILGYDFDSDIEWYFLLAIIASATIWISLNLGESRMGRALRAIHGSEIASQTLGIDTSSAKAQVFILSAVITSIAGSLFVHQQAFISPDSCSFAFSVELVTMVVLGGLGSTFGAVFGALILTILPEILVHFEELEVLIYGAILMVIMIFLPKGVFVSFSELLEHLIKGRSHARRTTA
- a CDS encoding ABC transporter ATP-binding protein, translating into MQEGQLLEVRSISKAFGGVQALRDISFTVNRGEIFSVIGPNGAGKTTLFNLLTGVFTADTGAILFEGIDITTKKPFEIARLCIQRTFQNLQIFMNMTVLENVMVGCHTRTTSGMLSACLRLPKILREEKAIRKWAYEALEFVGLKDVAEQPANILPYGYLKRLEIARSLAANPKLILLDEPAAGLNDTETLEMRSLIEEISKQGITVLLVEHNMSLVMECSHRILVLVYGECLTVGTPTEIQKDPRVIAAYLGDETQ
- a CDS encoding L-histidine N(alpha)-methyltransferase gives rise to the protein MKKAIERSFSRASKTYSSSSYVQTEVGLRLISDLFPVMERREGKKRLLDLGCGSGQLTSLLVDAFDMAEVTCVDLSHEMLLQARAQIEKKVQQVRFLRMDIEHVPSVLGKERFDLIFSNSVLHWLEDIESTLQGIKGLLTQDGVFACTIFTNGSLRQLNQCLELTRGESTVASKFRSFQEVEALLTGVFRPLVCEKITFIRAYKNILELLRNLKRSGVNPSCRKKDSFFLKEDLKRLEDCFLRRFAGIVVSFEVVVFIGTQISNSIVKSP